A genome region from Akkermansiaceae bacterium includes the following:
- the vsr gene encoding DNA mismatch endonuclease Vsr, protein MADIFSKDQRSYIMSCIRGRDTKPEVALRSMLHGMGYRFTVNGPNNRGLPGRPDIVLPRYGTVIFMHGCFWHGHENCPDFKMPKSRREWWQAKISGNKARDMRVEEELRGMGWHVVTIWACAVKNSHARMWLETRLPALIGDVPQIAEDPLPKVAEEYAPYRVNGTGQDPR, encoded by the coding sequence ATGGCCGATATTTTCAGCAAAGACCAGCGATCCTACATCATGTCGTGCATACGGGGGCGGGATACGAAACCGGAGGTCGCATTGCGTTCCATGCTCCACGGTATGGGCTACCGTTTCACCGTCAACGGCCCTAACAACAGAGGGCTGCCGGGCAGGCCGGACATCGTGCTGCCGAGGTATGGGACGGTGATCTTCATGCACGGCTGCTTCTGGCACGGGCATGAGAACTGCCCGGACTTCAAGATGCCGAAATCACGCCGCGAGTGGTGGCAGGCGAAGATTTCCGGCAACAAGGCCCGCGACATGCGCGTCGAAGAGGAACTGCGCGGCATGGGCTGGCATGTGGTGACGATCTGGGCATGCGCCGTGAAAAACAGCCACGCGAGGATGTGGCTGGAGACAAGGCTTCCGGCGCTGATCGGTGATGTTCCGCAGATTGCCGAAGACCCGTTGCCGAAAGTGGCGGAGGAATATGCGCCATACCGCGTCAATGGAACCGGACAAGATCCGCGTTGA